In one Flavobacteriales bacterium genomic region, the following are encoded:
- the pth gene encoding aminoacyl-tRNA hydrolase, giving the protein MKLLIAGLGNPGPEYADTRHNIGFHVLDHLAAAGQARFAPERYADRAEVRHKGRTFVLIKPSTYMNLSGKAVRYWMEQENVPVERLLVITDDLAIPFGAIRVRAKGGAGGHNGLASIIAITGTEEFPRLRFGIGSDFPKGRQSDYVLGGWTAEERKTLAERIELAAKAVLQFGLLGVASAMNNFNQR; this is encoded by the coding sequence ATGAAGCTCCTGATTGCAGGTCTCGGTAATCCCGGACCGGAGTACGCCGATACCCGGCACAACATCGGGTTCCACGTCCTCGACCATCTTGCTGCAGCCGGTCAGGCGCGCTTCGCCCCGGAGCGGTATGCGGACCGCGCCGAGGTGCGCCACAAGGGCCGGACCTTCGTGCTCATCAAGCCGAGCACTTACATGAACCTCAGCGGGAAGGCCGTCCGGTACTGGATGGAGCAGGAGAATGTGCCGGTCGAGCGGCTGCTGGTGATCACCGACGACCTGGCCATCCCGTTCGGCGCCATCCGGGTCAGGGCCAAGGGCGGAGCGGGAGGACACAACGGCTTGGCGAGCATCATTGCCATCACCGGCACGGAGGAGTTCCCGCGGCTGCGGTTCGGCATCGGCAGCGATTTCCCCAAGGGCCGGCAGAGCGATTACGTGCTCGGCGGCTGGACCGCGGAGGAACGCAAGACCCTTGCGGAGCGCATCGAATTGGCGGCCAAGGCGGTGCTGCAGTTCGGGCTCCTTGGCGTGGCCAGCGCGATGAACAACTTCAATCAGCGCTGA
- a CDS encoding ferritin: protein MLSKKIEAALNAQVAVEAASSQAYLAMASWAENQGLSGTAAFLYRHSDEERMHMLKLVKFINERGGRAVIPALKQPGTNYKAITDVFRALLDHETKVTNEINGVVDLCLKEKDYTTHNFMQWYVGEQIEEEALARTLIDKLNLIGNDKGGLYLFDRDLEGMKGADGGNAKGGK from the coding sequence ATGCTCTCCAAGAAGATCGAAGCCGCGCTCAACGCCCAAGTGGCCGTGGAGGCCGCCAGCAGCCAGGCTTACCTCGCTATGGCCTCCTGGGCCGAGAACCAGGGCCTTAGCGGAACCGCCGCATTCCTCTATCGCCACAGCGATGAGGAGCGCATGCACATGCTCAAGCTCGTGAAGTTCATCAATGAGCGCGGTGGCAGAGCCGTGATACCGGCCCTGAAGCAGCCCGGCACCAACTACAAGGCCATCACCGACGTGTTCCGGGCCCTGCTGGACCACGAGACGAAGGTGACCAACGAGATCAATGGGGTGGTGGACCTGTGCCTGAAGGAGAAGGACTACACCACGCACAACTTCATGCAGTGGTACGTTGGCGAGCAGATCGAGGAAGAGGCGCTTGCCCGCACGCTCATCGACAAGCTGAACCTCATCGGCAATGACAAAGGGGGGCTGTATCTCTTCGACCGCGACCTGGAGGGCATGAAGGGCGCCGATGGCGGCAACGCCAAGGGCGGCAAATAG
- a CDS encoding M20/M25/M40 family metallo-hydrolase, translating into MPIAPFLPQSIRACRFAPWLFWGVCQQLAVDVHGQQERLQRFDRSVQQDAMGYRWLQWSTHAIGHRLTGSPQGARAEAAADSLFRAAGLEKVQRFPFKAQAWSRGRVQLTIGDGEGFLHLPAVALANTPLDALVEAALVDAGNGLPSDLAALGTRLQGAVALVNIGLVDAPDSMRNLHRSEKAALAMRAGASAILFVNQAEGGILLTGTASIDGRLIPVPAACIASEDGAQLRNRLRTGSSLTARLSMANRSDVVEAADIIAEIPGSKWPEEVILVGGHLDSWDLATGATDNGLGAFSILDMARAMASMPFKPERTVRFVLFMGEEQGLLGSRALVEHYRSTGELGRIRCMINLDMSGHPQGFGVGGPEGWPATIAAGCKAIAALDSAAFGGRMSEEIWLHSDHQPFLLAGVPVIYPLSDLGKHVYGCYHSSCDDIHLVDPQAMVNNVRFVGALVWLLAEAPELPGHFEPEDLRRRLVEARLEQPLRIGGDWPWSE; encoded by the coding sequence ATGCCGATCGCTCCCTTCCTCCCGCAAAGTATCCGGGCTTGCCGCTTCGCTCCTTGGCTGTTCTGGGGCGTCTGTCAACAGCTTGCTGTTGACGTGCATGGCCAGCAGGAACGGCTTCAGCGCTTCGACCGGTCCGTGCAGCAGGACGCCATGGGCTATCGCTGGCTGCAATGGAGCACCCACGCCATCGGCCATCGGCTCACCGGCAGCCCGCAAGGGGCCCGGGCGGAGGCCGCCGCGGACAGCCTCTTCCGCGCAGCAGGCCTGGAAAAGGTCCAGCGATTCCCCTTCAAAGCCCAAGCCTGGTCGCGTGGACGGGTCCAGCTCACCATTGGGGATGGAGAGGGCTTCCTCCACCTCCCCGCCGTAGCGCTGGCCAATACGCCGCTCGATGCCTTGGTGGAGGCGGCTTTGGTCGATGCCGGCAATGGGCTGCCCTCCGACCTTGCTGCCCTGGGCACCCGGCTGCAGGGCGCAGTCGCGCTCGTCAATATCGGACTAGTGGACGCGCCGGACAGCATGCGGAACCTCCACCGCAGCGAGAAAGCCGCATTGGCCATGCGGGCCGGAGCCTCGGCCATACTCTTCGTGAATCAGGCCGAAGGAGGCATCCTGCTCACCGGGACGGCCTCCATCGACGGTCGCTTGATACCCGTACCCGCAGCCTGCATCGCCTCCGAGGATGGCGCCCAGTTGCGCAACCGCCTGCGGACCGGGAGCAGCCTCACGGCACGGCTGTCGATGGCGAACAGGAGCGATGTGGTGGAGGCCGCCGACATCATCGCCGAGATTCCCGGCAGCAAATGGCCCGAGGAAGTGATTCTTGTGGGAGGCCACTTGGATAGCTGGGACCTGGCTACCGGCGCCACGGATAACGGTCTGGGCGCCTTCTCCATCCTTGACATGGCCCGGGCGATGGCCTCCATGCCCTTCAAGCCGGAACGCACGGTGCGCTTCGTGCTGTTCATGGGCGAGGAACAGGGCCTGCTGGGATCCAGGGCGCTCGTGGAGCACTACCGGAGCACAGGCGAACTGGGCCGCATCAGGTGCATGATCAATCTCGATATGAGTGGCCATCCGCAGGGATTCGGCGTCGGCGGGCCGGAGGGATGGCCCGCGACCATCGCCGCCGGATGCAAGGCCATCGCAGCCTTGGACTCAGCCGCATTCGGTGGGCGCATGAGCGAGGAGATCTGGCTGCACAGCGACCATCAGCCCTTCCTGCTGGCCGGTGTCCCGGTCATCTACCCGCTCAGCGACCTCGGCAAGCATGTGTACGGCTGCTACCACAGCAGCTGCGACGACATCCATCTGGTGGATCCGCAGGCCATGGTGAACAATGTCCGCTTTGTGGGGGCACTGGTTTGGCTCCTCGCTGAGGCACCGGAGCTGCCCGGCCATTTCGAACCCGAGGACCTCAGGCGAAGGCTCGTTGAGGCCCGGCTCGAACAGCCCTTGCGCATCGGGGGCGATTGGCCCTGGTCGGAATGA
- a CDS encoding YfiR family protein yields the protein MLALPLLLCSAAQQPRDAEKDTTSILQANYLYNIAKLVEWRDEGMRQGNFIIGVIGGANLYQELIKQYSTRTIGKQPIEVRKLPRSPDVERCHILFVGKSELAVLPELLKRMQGKPTMIVTEYAGALEDGAVVNFVKVDNLLKYELSMANARRHGLVVGLTLKNLAHRVEE from the coding sequence TTGCTGGCGCTTCCGCTGCTGCTCTGCTCGGCCGCACAGCAGCCCCGTGATGCCGAGAAGGATACCACTTCCATCCTGCAGGCCAACTACCTCTACAACATCGCCAAGCTGGTGGAGTGGAGGGATGAGGGGATGCGCCAGGGCAACTTCATCATCGGGGTCATCGGTGGGGCGAACCTCTACCAGGAGCTGATCAAGCAGTATAGCACGCGCACGATCGGCAAGCAGCCGATCGAGGTGCGCAAGCTTCCGCGCTCCCCCGATGTAGAGCGCTGCCACATCCTTTTTGTCGGCAAGAGCGAGCTGGCAGTGCTCCCGGAACTGCTCAAAAGGATGCAGGGCAAGCCCACCATGATCGTCACCGAGTATGCCGGTGCCCTGGAGGATGGGGCGGTGGTGAACTTCGTGAAGGTGGACAATCTGCTCAAGTACGAGCTGAGCATGGCCAATGCCCGCCGGCACGGGCTGGTGGTCGGCCTCACCCTGAAGAACCTCGCCCATCGCGTGGAGGAATGA
- a CDS encoding SpoIIE family protein phosphatase: MAIRMTIGRKIGLGFGLFIFFALVVVLLTNRTLERSREINEEINEVYSPSVDALVELRNLTVSSHMLIKHWALLESRTDAPEKTALVEITTHGLPAVLDRIDTLMGRWKPDEVAIMSGVSIRLEELFRLHDQVKEMLPNLESYRDPFVHMQRTELAEEGGPIDVQTGKVLAELDRLLELQESKRVQLGGGMIKSFDSLKFFVLYMGLGLVVIGIIVAFLIIRDIVGPLLRLRNVLLSLGRGVFPRTRVRTTNDEVGDMGKALTSLVEGLRRTTEFSHAVAAGDFTADYQPLSEEDVLGHALLKMRDELGQRERVLELKVAERTEEVVRQKEEVERQSRKVVELYKNVTDSIRYAKRLQDSILPPERRIKELLPEAFVYFRPKDIVSGDFYWMEQVGDRVLFAAVDCTGHGVPGAFMSLIGHNGLNQAAKERGLSRPGEVLKELNRIAYEALHKDREQHLVRDGMDIALCSYDPASGILEFAGANSPLYIVRGGEVLVFTPTKSAIGSLDLNGQAFNEHRIELKPDDMVYIFSDGYADQFGGPKGKKFLYRRFRELLVEISAQPAERQRRQLHDAFNAWRGAHEQVDDILVIGMRA, translated from the coding sequence ATGGCGATCCGTATGACCATCGGACGCAAGATCGGGCTGGGTTTCGGCCTGTTCATCTTCTTCGCGCTGGTGGTGGTGCTGCTCACCAACCGTACGCTTGAGCGCAGCCGGGAGATCAATGAGGAGATCAACGAGGTGTACTCGCCCTCGGTGGATGCGCTGGTGGAGCTGCGGAACCTCACCGTGAGCTCGCACATGCTCATCAAGCATTGGGCGCTCCTAGAGAGCCGTACGGATGCGCCGGAGAAGACGGCACTGGTGGAGATCACCACCCACGGGCTTCCCGCCGTTCTGGACCGGATCGACACGCTCATGGGCCGATGGAAGCCCGACGAGGTGGCCATCATGAGCGGCGTTTCCATACGGCTCGAGGAGCTTTTCCGGCTCCATGACCAGGTGAAGGAGATGCTGCCCAACCTGGAGAGCTATCGCGACCCGTTCGTGCACATGCAGCGCACGGAGCTGGCCGAGGAGGGCGGGCCCATCGATGTGCAGACGGGCAAGGTGCTCGCCGAGCTGGACCGTCTGCTTGAGCTACAAGAGAGCAAACGCGTGCAGCTGGGCGGCGGCATGATCAAGAGCTTCGACTCGCTGAAGTTCTTCGTGCTGTACATGGGCCTTGGGCTCGTGGTCATCGGCATCATCGTGGCGTTCCTGATCATCCGGGACATCGTGGGCCCGCTGCTGCGGCTGCGCAATGTGCTGCTGAGCCTGGGAAGGGGCGTGTTCCCGCGCACCCGCGTGCGCACCACCAATGACGAGGTCGGCGACATGGGCAAGGCGCTCACCTCGCTCGTGGAGGGCCTGCGCCGGACCACGGAGTTCTCCCACGCCGTGGCGGCTGGCGACTTCACGGCCGATTACCAACCCCTGAGCGAGGAGGATGTTCTGGGCCACGCCCTGCTGAAGATGCGCGATGAGCTCGGTCAGCGCGAGAGGGTGCTGGAGCTCAAGGTGGCCGAGCGCACCGAGGAGGTCGTACGGCAGAAGGAGGAGGTGGAGCGCCAGAGCCGGAAGGTGGTGGAGCTCTACAAGAACGTGACGGATAGCATCCGCTACGCCAAACGGCTGCAGGATTCGATTTTGCCGCCCGAGCGGCGCATCAAGGAGCTCCTTCCGGAGGCCTTCGTGTATTTCCGCCCGAAGGACATCGTCAGCGGTGATTTCTATTGGATGGAGCAGGTCGGCGACCGGGTGCTCTTCGCGGCCGTGGACTGCACTGGTCATGGCGTGCCGGGCGCCTTCATGAGCCTCATCGGCCATAACGGACTGAACCAGGCAGCGAAGGAGCGTGGCCTATCGCGACCAGGAGAGGTCCTGAAGGAGCTCAATCGCATCGCTTACGAGGCGCTCCACAAGGACCGGGAGCAGCACCTGGTGCGCGATGGGATGGACATAGCACTGTGCAGCTACGACCCCGCTTCGGGCATCCTGGAGTTCGCAGGGGCGAACAGCCCGCTCTACATCGTGCGCGGGGGGGAGGTCCTCGTCTTCACGCCTACCAAGAGCGCCATCGGCAGCCTCGACCTCAACGGACAGGCATTCAACGAGCACCGGATCGAGCTGAAGCCGGACGACATGGTCTACATCTTCTCCGATGGGTACGCCGATCAATTCGGGGGGCCGAAGGGCAAGAAGTTCCTGTACCGCCGGTTCCGCGAGCTGCTGGTGGAGATCAGCGCTCAACCGGCCGAGCGCCAGCGCAGGCAGCTTCACGACGCCTTCAACGCCTGGAGGGGCGCCCACGAGCAGGTGGACGACATCCTGGTGATCGGCATGCGGGCGTAA
- a CDS encoding universal stress protein — MSGKTNKILVPTDFTKVADNAIAHAMRLAKHTGAEVYLLHVVAKQDEVDETRRKLELEQQRAQAMETGIAVHKLVRIGSIFDDIGDAAAEIGADLIVMGTHGMRGMQFLTGSRALRVITSSNVPFIVVQERSIKEGGYDSIVVPLDLHKETRQKLTLVADMAKYFNSKVHLITPKENDEFLRKQLMNHIKFANQYLDERGITHDAVIAQEDSGDFVKSVIKHAVSVDADLIAIMNLAQGNIFGVLGVPYEQEVITNEAQIPVMCMNPRETASGGGWTFQ, encoded by the coding sequence ATGAGCGGAAAGACCAACAAGATCCTCGTGCCGACCGACTTCACCAAGGTGGCAGACAACGCGATTGCCCATGCCATGCGCCTGGCCAAGCACACCGGCGCCGAGGTCTACCTGCTGCATGTGGTGGCGAAGCAGGACGAGGTGGACGAGACCCGTCGGAAGCTCGAACTCGAGCAGCAGCGCGCCCAGGCCATGGAAACCGGCATCGCCGTGCACAAGCTCGTGCGCATCGGGTCGATCTTCGATGACATCGGCGATGCGGCCGCGGAAATCGGGGCCGACCTCATCGTGATGGGAACCCACGGCATGCGCGGCATGCAGTTCCTGACCGGCAGCCGGGCCCTCCGCGTGATCACAAGCTCGAACGTACCGTTCATCGTGGTGCAGGAGCGCTCCATCAAGGAAGGCGGCTATGATTCCATCGTGGTGCCGCTGGACCTCCACAAGGAGACGCGCCAGAAGCTGACGCTTGTGGCCGATATGGCCAAGTACTTCAACAGCAAGGTGCATCTCATCACGCCCAAGGAGAATGATGAGTTCCTGCGCAAGCAGCTGATGAACCACATCAAGTTCGCGAATCAATACCTCGACGAGCGCGGCATCACGCATGATGCGGTGATCGCCCAAGAGGACAGCGGCGATTTCGTCAAGTCCGTCATCAAGCACGCGGTATCCGTTGATGCCGACCTGATCGCCATCATGAACCTGGCCCAGGGGAACATCTTCGGTGTGCTGGGCGTACCTTATGAGCAGGAGGTGATCACCAATGAGGCCCAGATTCCCGTGATGTGCATGAACCCACGGGAAACCGCCAGCGGGGGGGGCTGGACATTCCAGTAG
- the ssb gene encoding single-stranded DNA-binding protein has translation MTTTMKNKVQLMGHVGQEPELKTVGNGQSVLRLRLATNERYKSAQGEWKEDTQWHTVVVWGRQAERMAAVVRKGSGIAVEGRLVHGSYETKDGTKRFTTDVVLSDYQLLAAKPDQGAAAMD, from the coding sequence ATGACAACGACGATGAAGAACAAGGTGCAGCTGATGGGACATGTGGGCCAGGAGCCCGAGCTGAAGACCGTTGGGAACGGCCAGTCCGTTCTCCGCTTGCGCTTGGCGACCAATGAGCGCTACAAATCGGCCCAAGGGGAGTGGAAAGAGGACACGCAATGGCATACCGTTGTGGTGTGGGGCAGGCAGGCGGAGCGCATGGCCGCAGTGGTGCGCAAGGGGAGCGGTATCGCGGTGGAGGGCCGGCTGGTGCACGGCTCCTACGAAACGAAGGATGGCACCAAGCGCTTCACGACGGACGTGGTCCTCTCCGATTATCAGCTCCTCGCCGCCAAGCCCGATCAAGGGGCGGCGGCCATGGATTAG
- a CDS encoding PKD domain-containing protein produces the protein MRPSAHLLLLLMPLIGLAPLAPTQAQVLSDAIDQRGSGSVQTCNSSLQVDFSTSYLDGYSCQFLPNVIPGDHLITGSTWYYYDDPVWETATGSPTVPYMGPAPYPICYTVEAVNETTLQPCSATVCKVVTPIAYQACASLTSDFTISAVQGSSITFLNTSQFPGGQIGYAYWDFGDGSSLAASTPTHTFTGTGPYQICLTVVGAPPTSCTATRCQWLYLGPGDVPCSELVSHGFEALTYGNLVGVLDTSRTSGMNARVDWDFGDGVTGTGTIAVHAYAWSQEYNVCGTLRVWGPLLSDTCTTTVCRAVWPNAVGMKEPWYDAPAWIWPTPFNDAVSVRASGPAPAWLTVVDSRGRTVHQQTLAPSSEPQLVRLSTLPAGCYTIIVQEPAGVRSNRIVKLP, from the coding sequence ATGCGCCCATCCGCCCACCTCCTTCTTCTCCTTATGCCCCTCATCGGGCTCGCCCCTTTGGCCCCAACGCAGGCCCAGGTCCTTTCGGATGCCATTGACCAGCGCGGAAGCGGCTCTGTGCAGACCTGCAACAGCTCCTTGCAGGTCGACTTCTCCACGAGCTACCTCGACGGCTATTCCTGCCAGTTCCTGCCGAATGTGATTCCGGGCGATCACCTCATCACCGGTTCCACTTGGTACTACTACGATGATCCGGTCTGGGAGACGGCCACCGGATCGCCCACGGTGCCCTACATGGGACCCGCACCCTATCCCATCTGCTACACGGTCGAAGCGGTCAATGAGACGACCCTCCAGCCCTGCAGCGCCACGGTTTGCAAGGTCGTCACCCCGATCGCATACCAGGCGTGCGCGAGCCTGACGTCCGACTTCACCATCAGCGCTGTGCAGGGCAGTAGCATCACCTTCCTGAACACCTCGCAATTCCCTGGTGGACAGATCGGATACGCCTATTGGGATTTCGGGGATGGTAGCTCACTGGCGGCTTCAACGCCAACGCACACGTTCACGGGCACGGGGCCCTACCAGATATGCCTTACGGTAGTGGGCGCGCCGCCCACCAGCTGCACGGCCACGCGGTGCCAGTGGCTCTACCTCGGGCCCGGCGATGTACCCTGCAGCGAGCTGGTGAGCCACGGCTTCGAGGCGCTGACCTATGGCAACCTGGTTGGGGTGCTCGATACTTCACGCACGTCGGGCATGAACGCACGGGTCGACTGGGATTTCGGCGACGGAGTGACCGGAACAGGAACCATCGCCGTGCATGCCTACGCCTGGAGCCAGGAGTACAATGTGTGCGGTACGCTCCGGGTATGGGGACCGCTGCTGAGCGACACCTGCACCACCACGGTCTGCCGGGCGGTTTGGCCGAACGCCGTAGGCATGAAAGAGCCATGGTACGATGCCCCAGCCTGGATATGGCCGACACCGTTCAACGATGCCGTCAGCGTGAGGGCTTCCGGGCCGGCACCCGCGTGGTTGACCGTGGTGGACAGCCGCGGCCGAACCGTCCACCAGCAGACCCTGGCACCTTCATCCGAGCCGCAACTGGTCCGCCTTTCCACGCTTCCGGCCGGCTGCTACACGATCATCGTGCAGGAGCCGGCCGGAGTGCGTAGCAACCGGATCGTGAAGCTGCCCTAA
- a CDS encoding sigma-70 family RNA polymerase sigma factor, which yields MGGERRCQEALYTRYARRMYAVCLRYARHELEAQDLMQEGFIRVFEKLRDFRMEGSLEGWVRRIMVHTAINQYRRKSFQQERFGLERLPEHAVEADALGRLGEAELMAMVAALPDGYRMVFNLFAIEGYDHAEIAELLGCGESTSRSQLAKARRLLQLKINAKSTPVHAGDASH from the coding sequence TTGGGGGGCGAACGCCGCTGCCAGGAAGCGCTTTACACACGGTACGCACGCCGCATGTATGCGGTGTGCTTGAGGTACGCACGTCATGAACTGGAGGCGCAGGACCTGATGCAAGAGGGCTTCATCCGCGTGTTTGAGAAGCTCAGGGACTTCCGCATGGAGGGTTCGCTGGAGGGCTGGGTCAGACGAATCATGGTGCATACCGCCATCAACCAGTATCGGCGCAAGAGCTTCCAGCAGGAGCGGTTCGGGCTTGAGCGCTTGCCGGAACACGCCGTTGAGGCCGATGCACTCGGACGGCTCGGGGAAGCGGAGTTGATGGCGATGGTAGCGGCCCTGCCGGATGGATACCGGATGGTGTTCAACCTGTTCGCCATTGAGGGTTATGACCACGCGGAGATCGCTGAGCTCCTCGGGTGCGGAGAGAGCACGTCCCGGAGCCAACTGGCCAAGGCCCGTCGCCTGCTCCAACTGAAGATCAACGCCAAATCCACACCGGTTCATGCGGGAGACGCATCCCATTGA
- the ssb gene encoding single-stranded DNA-binding protein, with protein MNTLKNKVHLVGNLGFDPEVREIAKGRKVARLSVATHDSYRNASGERVTDTQWHTVVAWGQTAEMAERLLRKGSPVMLEGRLVHRSYEAKDGTKRYITEVVMSNFQLLPGKREEAAAA; from the coding sequence ATGAACACGCTGAAGAACAAAGTCCACCTCGTCGGCAACCTCGGCTTCGACCCCGAAGTGCGCGAGATCGCGAAAGGGCGGAAAGTAGCCCGGCTCTCCGTGGCCACCCACGACAGCTACCGCAATGCCAGCGGTGAGCGGGTCACCGATACGCAGTGGCACACCGTGGTGGCCTGGGGCCAGACGGCGGAGATGGCGGAGCGCCTCCTTCGCAAAGGCTCGCCGGTGATGCTCGAGGGCCGATTGGTGCATCGCAGCTACGAGGCCAAGGACGGTACCAAGCGCTACATCACGGAGGTGGTGATGAGCAACTTCCAGCTTCTCCCGGGCAAGCGGGAGGAGGCAGCCGCAGCCTAA
- a CDS encoding DUF748 domain-containing protein — protein sequence MRKWHIWLGAVLLALAAAAWLFPYLLKRYIEAHSEEWIGRKVSIGRIVLNPFSGVYAVDRFTCTEPGTDTVFVRFDRLSMKADVIAGLRTGRWGFKEARLEAPYARIVQHGNRFNFSDLLELGGDDSVDVRSREPSEAAFSVVDMLLSDGAIAYQSDVLPAPIAVQDLRVACTEISSGQATMDFLVGFSIAGGGRADGGFTINTQAGSYGVDARLRDFRLAQLRPYLEEFMRCGGLTGELDLDVRVDDNYLNTTGFALGASMDLRGLELSDPDGQRLLQVGQLRARLDTLIAAERRLEVGEVLLDRTEAWFTMLNDGSDNWTRLLKLRTDSVDAGGAVSVSASNVFVMLADYIRYLGQQFVASAYSARSIRITDCAVHFEDYAPRRPFRYAITGLNLASDRITTEQDTGRIAVSASLNGSGALTGAAAFDPSDLRNVRLDLGIDGLLLTGFDSYGRWYAAHPVQEGVLAYHTSTAIRDGRIDSRNSIRIEGLRFGKKIEDHAPDIHILPLRLAAGLLKDVKGAIAFDVPVSGDLNDPAFKPWPLVWQVVKNLVVRAVTAPARLLVRAFDGMEEKELEGLRLEPMQAAPDERALKSLRQLARVLKAKPDLRVDLVPLVDARTEAEELALHAAKCQYLFGSQVVTPSDSARAAALANADTLFLRFVEEAVPATAGKPLQQRCAILIGPEALGERQRQLERTRQEAVMRHLASLGADSTRVGIRTGSPEEVGGRTGQPGYRFIFDAAEVPEASLP from the coding sequence ATGAGGAAGTGGCACATCTGGCTGGGCGCTGTCCTTCTGGCGTTGGCGGCCGCTGCGTGGCTATTCCCATACCTGCTGAAGCGCTATATCGAGGCACACAGTGAGGAGTGGATCGGTCGGAAGGTGAGCATTGGCCGAATCGTGCTCAACCCCTTCTCTGGGGTGTATGCGGTTGATCGGTTCACCTGCACCGAGCCCGGTACCGATACGGTATTCGTCCGGTTCGACCGGTTGAGCATGAAGGCAGATGTAATAGCAGGCCTCCGCACAGGCCGATGGGGGTTCAAGGAGGCGCGGCTCGAAGCTCCCTATGCGCGGATCGTGCAGCATGGAAACCGGTTCAACTTCAGCGACCTACTGGAGCTTGGCGGGGACGACTCCGTCGATGTGCGGTCAAGAGAGCCGTCCGAGGCCGCCTTCTCCGTGGTGGACATGCTGCTCAGCGACGGAGCAATCGCGTACCAGAGCGATGTGCTGCCAGCGCCGATTGCGGTGCAGGACCTCCGCGTGGCATGCACGGAAATCTCCTCCGGCCAGGCGACCATGGACTTCCTCGTCGGATTCTCCATTGCGGGCGGCGGCCGCGCTGATGGCGGGTTCACGATCAATACCCAAGCCGGGTCCTATGGCGTTGATGCGCGCCTGCGCGACTTCCGCCTCGCACAGCTCCGGCCTTACCTGGAGGAATTCATGCGGTGCGGCGGATTGACCGGTGAGCTGGACCTGGATGTGAGGGTTGATGACAACTACCTGAACACCACAGGATTCGCCCTCGGGGCCTCCATGGACCTGCGCGGCCTGGAACTGAGCGATCCGGATGGCCAGCGCCTGCTTCAGGTGGGACAGCTCCGGGCACGGCTGGATACCCTTATCGCAGCGGAGCGGCGGCTTGAGGTCGGGGAGGTGCTGCTGGACCGCACAGAGGCCTGGTTCACGATGCTCAACGACGGGAGCGACAACTGGACCCGGCTGCTCAAGCTCCGCACGGACTCCGTAGATGCGGGAGGGGCGGTTTCCGTATCGGCAAGCAACGTCTTCGTGATGCTGGCCGACTACATCAGGTACCTGGGCCAGCAGTTCGTGGCCAGCGCCTATTCCGCCCGCAGCATCCGCATCACCGATTGTGCCGTGCACTTCGAGGACTATGCGCCCAGGCGACCGTTCCGGTATGCAATCACCGGGCTCAATCTGGCATCGGACCGCATCACCACGGAGCAGGATACCGGTCGGATTGCGGTATCGGCGAGCCTGAACGGATCCGGAGCGTTGACGGGCGCCGCTGCGTTCGACCCATCCGACCTGCGCAACGTGCGGCTCGATCTTGGTATCGACGGGCTGCTGCTCACGGGGTTCGATTCCTACGGGCGTTGGTATGCGGCTCATCCCGTGCAGGAGGGAGTACTGGCTTATCATACCTCCACCGCAATCCGCGATGGTCGGATCGACTCCCGGAACAGCATCCGGATAGAGGGATTGCGTTTCGGTAAGAAGATTGAGGACCACGCGCCCGACATCCACATCCTGCCGCTACGGCTGGCTGCCGGGCTGCTGAAGGATGTGAAAGGAGCGATTGCCTTCGATGTGCCGGTGAGCGGCGATTTGAATGACCCCGCTTTCAAGCCATGGCCCTTGGTTTGGCAGGTGGTGAAGAACCTGGTGGTGCGGGCGGTAACCGCGCCTGCTCGCCTGCTCGTTAGGGCATTCGATGGAATGGAGGAGAAGGAATTGGAGGGCCTGCGGCTCGAGCCAATGCAGGCCGCACCCGACGAGCGGGCCCTCAAATCCCTTCGGCAGTTGGCACGGGTACTCAAGGCCAAGCCCGATCTGCGCGTCGACCTGGTGCCCTTGGTGGATGCAAGGACGGAGGCCGAGGAGCTTGCCCTGCATGCGGCCAAGTGCCAATACCTATTTGGCAGCCAGGTGGTTACGCCTTCAGATAGCGCGCGCGCCGCCGCGTTGGCGAATGCGGACACGCTGTTCCTCCGATTCGTGGAGGAAGCCGTGCCGGCCACCGCAGGGAAGCCATTGCAGCAGCGGTGCGCCATCCTCATCGGACCCGAGGCCCTAGGCGAGCGTCAGCGGCAACTGGAGCGGACCCGGCAGGAAGCCGTCATGCGCCACCTCGCCTCCCTCGGCGCCGACTCCACCCGCGTCGGAATCAGGACCGGTTCGCCCGAAGAGGTCGGTGGCCGTACCGGTCAACCAGGATACAGGTTCATCTTCGATGCGGCGGAGGTGCCGGAGGCATCGTTGCCATAG